One segment of Anastrepha obliqua isolate idAnaObli1 chromosome 3, idAnaObli1_1.0, whole genome shotgun sequence DNA contains the following:
- the LOC129242082 gene encoding uncharacterized protein LOC129242082 translates to MGRCHGGPFISPPSSLVTAHGDMGSSLEGQVTVRNRQMNKQQKNKKSDNATKRADKQTDKRTDTKTKRTDSRTDKWTDPMTKRTDKRTDTIELRKLGTPSEDELLASSQETVDDKAVGHSTPSTINQPITSADAKGQKRQYPKKGPSRYKLYQRSLAILGRISKNEAEGKTHPKDAADKARCQKVVDEYLAFQATQKAEAVKRNRSQDEGCKTAKKHKTSHTALTPKPAKRAFNEVARDHLQTALVDELTNRGKPALERWSEIEARLSRIVVDHVMASPEGQVPGYDSMEVVRGYRVIKCDDQFSVDFLQNAISKIQSDWEGLRLKLIPASEIPR, encoded by the coding sequence atggggcgctgccatggcggACCGTTTATTTCCCCTCCATCCTCATTGGTCACCGCACATGGCGACATGGGCAGCTCTTTGgaagggcaggtgaccgtaaGAAACAGACAAatgaacaaacaacaaaaaaacaaaaaatcggatAACGCTACCAAACGGGCAGACAAACAGACGGACAAACGGACTGACACAAAGACAAAACGAACCGACAGTCGGACAGACAAGTGGACGGACCCAATGACAAAACGGACAGACAAACGAACGGACACAATCGAGCTGAGGAAGTTGGGAACTCCCTCAGAGGACGAGCTCTTGGCTTCTAGTCAAGAGACAGTTGATgacaaagctgtgggccacagcacgccatcAACTATAAATCAACCGATCACATCCGCTGATGCCAAGGGGCAAAAGCGTCAATACCCAAAAAAAGGCCCGTCTAGATATAAGCTTTACCAGCGGTCTCTAGCTATTCTCGGCAGAATAAGCAAAAATGAGGCCGAAGGTAAAACTCATCCCAAAGATGCGGCCGATAAGGCAAGgtgccaaaaggtggtcgatgagTACCTGGCGTTCCAGGCCACCCAGAAGGCAGAAGCCGTAAAACGCAATCGTTCGCAGGACGAGGGCTGTAAAACTGCGAAAAAGCACAAGACGTCTCACACTGCTCTGACGCCCAAACCAGCCAAACGCGCGTTTAACGAGGTGGCACGGGATCACCTGCAAACGGCGTTGGTGGACGAATTAACGAACCGCGGTAAACCTGCGTTAGAAAGGTGGTCCGAAATCGAGGCACGGCTGTCTCGCATTGTCGTTGATCACGTCATGGCAAGCCCGGAGGGTCAAGTGCCAGGTTATGATTCAATGGAGGTGGTCCGTGGATACAGGGTGATCAAATGCGACGATCAGTTCTCTGTTGATTTCCTTCAAAACGCTATTAGCAAAATCCAGAGCGACTGGGAAGGTTTGAGGCTCAAACTAATCCCAGCCAGTGAGATCCCAAGATGA